The following coding sequences are from one Primulina eburnea isolate SZY01 chromosome 15, ASM2296580v1, whole genome shotgun sequence window:
- the LOC140814887 gene encoding RCC1 domain-containing protein RUG3, mitochondrial has product MAFRHRHIYSSLLLRRRPYSSAAKSAPVLIEISSTTTEESVTLQLLSWGRGGSGQLGGGVEESRIYPSPVATLRIPPNFRLSDATTGRLSRFSDSDGSPIEVGISCGLFHSGLVVDGQLWIWGKGDGGRLGFGHENSVFVPTLNPHLESHVRSIALGGLHSVALDSLGRVFTWGYGGFGALGHSVYHRELLPKKVEGSWIEEICHIATSGTHSAAITKSGKLYIWGRDEGDGRLGLGPGRGPDHAGGLSTPTEVKAMPVPVAAVSCGGFFTMALTEEGQLWNWGANSNYELGRGDKVGGWKPQHVRALKEERVVQIACGGYHSLALTEKGQVLSWGHGGHGQLGHSSFHLQKVPEPVEALANEKVIYVACGGSSSAAITDKGKLYMWGNARDNQLGVPGLSEVQPSPVEVKFLWEDDGLGEYKVLSVAAGASHAMCLVSRTETAKR; this is encoded by the exons ATGGCCTTTCGCCACCGCCACATTTACTCCTCATTGCTCCTACGCCGCCGCCCATACTCCTCGGCCGCCAAATCAGCTCCAGTTCTGATCGAAATTTCCTCTACCACCACCGAAGAATCAGTCACCCTCCAGCTTTTGTCATGGGGTCGTGGAGGCTCCGGGCAGCTCGGAGGAGGCGTGGAGGAAAGCCGAATATATCCTTCACCCGTCGCCACCTTGCGTATTCCGCCGAATTTCCGCCTCTCTGACGCGACTACTGGTCGCCTATCCCGATTTTCGGATTCCGATGGGTCCCCTATCGAAGTGGGGATTTCGTGTGGGCTGTTCCACTCGGGCTTGGTGGTGGATGGACAACTATGGATTTGGGGAAAAGGTGACGGCGGCAGGCTCGGGTTTGGGCATGAAAACTCGGTGTTTGTGCCAACACTGAATCCTCATTTGGAATCCCATGTTAGAAGTATTGCTCTCGGTGGTCTCCATTCTGTTGCTCTCGATTCCCTTGGCCGTGTCTTCACGTG GGGTTATGGTGGATTTGGTGCTCTCGGACATTCTGTGTATCACAGAGAACTCTTGCCTAAAAAGGTCGAAGGATCTTGGATTGAAGAAATATGTCATATTGCTACCAGTGGTACACATTCAGCTGCTATCACAAAATCTG GAAAACTTTACATTTGGGGACGAGATGAAGGGGATGGTAGATTGGGCCTTGGTCCTGGTCGTGGCCCAGACCATGCAGGTGGTCTCAGCACTCCGACTGAAGTAAAGGCAATGCCTGTGCCAGTAGCTGCTGTTTCATGTGGTGGGTTTTTCACGATGGCATTGACCGAAGAAGGACAACTTTGGAACTGGGGTG CAAACTCCAACTATGAGCTGGGTAGAGGTGATAAAGTCGGTGGCTGGAAACCTCAACATGTTCGTGCTCTCAAAGAGGAACGTGTAGTTCAGATTGCCTGTGGCGGATACCATTCTCTTGCTTTGACAG AAAAAGGACAAGTTCTTTCATGGGGTCATGGTGGGCATGGTCAGTTGGGCCATTCTTCTTTTCATTTACAAAAGGTTCCTGAGCCTGTTGAGGCCTTAGCTAATGAGAAGGTCATTTATGTTGCTTGTGGGGGTTCATCATCAGCAGCTATAACTG ACAAAGGGAAGTTGTACATGTGGGGCAATGCAAGGGATAATCAACTAGGTGTTCCTGGGCTTTCTGAGGTACAACCGTCTCCAGTTGAAGTAAAGTTTCTTTGGGAAGATGATGGACTGGGGGAGTACAAAGTTTTGTCTGTTGCCGCTGGCGCGTCTCATGCCATGTGCCTTGTTTCAAGAACAGAGACTGCGAAGAGGTAA
- the LOC140814018 gene encoding uncharacterized protein isoform X1, translating to METGQNMGQQEESHSCLVTWRGQKFTVEINQNATLKDLGDHLQTLTNVKADTLRLLVSTGKSSTMLYPFSDQHSCLSLEAASVHKGKVVRMMGVLEDEVNEVLQNEKVDLRIAGFDEEAKRLRRKISNRPYTSHKLPQGPYIFCDFRTLSLPGVELNPPTSKALELLHMLASDPGIVSIMNKHHWRVGILTEMAPIGYVGVSPKCILGVNKNHGEEISLRLRTDDLHGFRKYESIKKTLLHELAHMVYSDHDANFYALDSQLNKEAATLDWTKSRGHTLSGFTHLVQYEEEFDINRNETSSQKLGGRTSILPDARASSASAAYQRLANSSTALLRSSMNALEPDTDVDYKDEVLELKSYVESGEIHADMEVDPDNSQVSEILSPPQTLGCEESNLDVSSARIGPCYPGVLQKTLEPEDDDSGADGYPRFQNTVRCDQMDSHTCAATDIPCHFEPKQNDSQEVAMTEPDSGEISSRSQTVQSNSDDPKLQIIQDPVTVVCDRLQNAIQLLRNEVSPSEAGVILHTLIKIIRNVIEHPNELKFKKLRKANPVIQKNIVGHKAAMDILILVGFCEDVMDENGKAETFLVLKRNDPGLLWLAKSTIETYIAL from the exons ATGGAAACTGGG CAGAACATGGGGCAGCAGGAAGAATCACATAGTTGCTTAGTTACATGGCGTGGACAAAAGTTCACAGTGGAGATTAATCAAAATGCTACTCTCAAGGACTTGGGGGACCATTTGCAAACACTCACTAATGTCAAAGCTGACACTCTTCGGCTTCTTGTTTCCACGGGAAAAAGTTCTACAATGCTATACCCTTTTTCCGACCAACATTCTTGTCTAAGCCTGGAAGCAGCATCAGTTCATAAG GGAAAGGTTGTTCGAATGATGGGAGTTCTAGAAGATGAGGTTAATGAAGTCCTACAGAATGAAAAGGTGGACCTAAGGATTGCTGGATTTGATGAAGAAGCAAAAAGATTGAGGCGGAAAATTTCAAACCGACCCTATACTTCGCATAAACTTCCTCAAGGACCTTACATTTTTTGTGATTTCAGAACACTCAGTCTTCCAGGAGTAGAG TTAAATCCTCCTACATCCAAGGCTTTGGAATTGCTACATATGCTTGCTTCGGATCCGGGAATTGTTTCAATTATGAATAAG CATCATTGGCGAGTGGGAATTTTAACGGAGATGGCACCAATTGGTTATGTTGGTGTAAGTCCTAAATGCATACTTGGCGTCAACAAG AATCATGGAGAAGAGATATCACTGCGCCTTCGAACAGATGACTTGCATGGTTTCCGTAAATATGAAAGCATTAAGAAGACTCTTCTTCATGAACTA gcacacatgGTGTATTCTGATCATGATGCAAATTTTTATGCGCTGGATAGTCAG CTTAACAAGGAAGCAGCTACTCTTGACTGGACTAAATCAAGGGGCCACACCTTGAGTGGTTTCACTCATTTAGTACAATATGAAGAAGAGTTTGATATTAACCGAAATGAAACCTCATCGCAAAAGCTTGGAGGACGAACTTCTATACTTCCTGATGCTCGTGCATCTTCAGCAAGTGCTGCTTATCAACGTTTAGCCAACTCATCCACTGCACTTCTGAGATCATCTATG AATGCTTTGGAACCTGATACTGATGTTGATTATAAGGATGAGGTCTTGGAGCTCAAAAGTTACGTGGAATCAGGAGAAATCCATGCGGATATGGAAGTTGATCCTGATAATTCTCAAGTGAGCGAAATTTTGTCTCCGCCCCAAACTCTGGGGTGTGAAGAATCAAATCTTGATGTATCTAGTGCCAGAATTGGGCCATGCTACCCTGGAGTACTTCAGAAAACTTTAGAACCAGAAGATGATGATTCTGGAGCAGATGGTTATCCAAGATTTCAGAACACGGTGAGATGTGATCAAATGGACTCTCATACGTGTGCAGCTACAGATATCCCTTGTCATTTTGAACCTAAGCAAAATGATTCTCAGGAAGTGGCAATGACCGAGCCTGATTCTGGTGAGATATCATCCAGGAGCCAAACTGTTCAGTCCAATTCAGATGATCCAAAATTACAGATAATTCAAGACCCTGTCACCGTGGTTTGCGATCGTCTGCAAAATGCTATTCAGTTATTGAGGAATGAAGTTAGTCCCTCAGAAGCTGGTGTGATTTTACATACTTTAATCAAGATAATACG TAATGTGATTGAACACCCAAATGAGTTGAAGTTCAAAAAACTCAGAAAG GCTAATCCAGTGATACAAAAGAACATTGTTGGACACAAAG CTGCTATGGACATTCTCATACTGGTTGGATTCTGTGAAGATGTTATGGACGAAAATGGGAAGGCCGAAACCTTTTTAGTGCTGAAGCGAAATGATCCAGGTTTGTTGTGGCTTGCCAAATCAACTATTGAGACATACATTGCATTGTAA
- the LOC140814018 gene encoding uncharacterized protein isoform X3: METGQNMGQQEESHSCLVTWRGQKFTVEINQNATLKDLGDHLQTLTNVKADTLRLLVSTGKSSTMLYPFSDQHSCLSLEAASVHKGKVVRMMGVLEDEVNEVLQNEKVDLRIAGFDEEAKRLRRKISNRPYTSHKLPQGPYIFCDFRTLSLPGVELNPPTSKALELLHMLASDPGIVSIMNKHHWRVGILTEMAPIGYVGVSPKCILGVNKNHGEEISLRLRTDDLHGFRKYESIKKTLLHELAHMVYSDHDANFYALDSQLNKEAATLDWTKSRGHTLSGFTHLVQYEEEFDINRNETSSQKLGGRTSILPDARASSASAAYQRLANSSTALLRSSMNALEPDTDVDYKDEVLELKSYVESGEIHADMEVDPDNSQVSEILSPPQTLGCEESNLDVSSARIGPCYPGVLQKTLEPEDDDSGADGYPRFQNTEVAMTEPDSGEISSRSQTVQSNSDDPKLQIIQDPVTVVCDRLQNAIQLLRNEVSPSEAGVILHTLIKIIRNVIEHPNELKFKKLRKANPVIQKNIVGHKAAMDILILVGFCEDVMDENGKAETFLVLKRNDPGLLWLAKSTIETYIAL, translated from the exons ATGGAAACTGGG CAGAACATGGGGCAGCAGGAAGAATCACATAGTTGCTTAGTTACATGGCGTGGACAAAAGTTCACAGTGGAGATTAATCAAAATGCTACTCTCAAGGACTTGGGGGACCATTTGCAAACACTCACTAATGTCAAAGCTGACACTCTTCGGCTTCTTGTTTCCACGGGAAAAAGTTCTACAATGCTATACCCTTTTTCCGACCAACATTCTTGTCTAAGCCTGGAAGCAGCATCAGTTCATAAG GGAAAGGTTGTTCGAATGATGGGAGTTCTAGAAGATGAGGTTAATGAAGTCCTACAGAATGAAAAGGTGGACCTAAGGATTGCTGGATTTGATGAAGAAGCAAAAAGATTGAGGCGGAAAATTTCAAACCGACCCTATACTTCGCATAAACTTCCTCAAGGACCTTACATTTTTTGTGATTTCAGAACACTCAGTCTTCCAGGAGTAGAG TTAAATCCTCCTACATCCAAGGCTTTGGAATTGCTACATATGCTTGCTTCGGATCCGGGAATTGTTTCAATTATGAATAAG CATCATTGGCGAGTGGGAATTTTAACGGAGATGGCACCAATTGGTTATGTTGGTGTAAGTCCTAAATGCATACTTGGCGTCAACAAG AATCATGGAGAAGAGATATCACTGCGCCTTCGAACAGATGACTTGCATGGTTTCCGTAAATATGAAAGCATTAAGAAGACTCTTCTTCATGAACTA gcacacatgGTGTATTCTGATCATGATGCAAATTTTTATGCGCTGGATAGTCAG CTTAACAAGGAAGCAGCTACTCTTGACTGGACTAAATCAAGGGGCCACACCTTGAGTGGTTTCACTCATTTAGTACAATATGAAGAAGAGTTTGATATTAACCGAAATGAAACCTCATCGCAAAAGCTTGGAGGACGAACTTCTATACTTCCTGATGCTCGTGCATCTTCAGCAAGTGCTGCTTATCAACGTTTAGCCAACTCATCCACTGCACTTCTGAGATCATCTATG AATGCTTTGGAACCTGATACTGATGTTGATTATAAGGATGAGGTCTTGGAGCTCAAAAGTTACGTGGAATCAGGAGAAATCCATGCGGATATGGAAGTTGATCCTGATAATTCTCAAGTGAGCGAAATTTTGTCTCCGCCCCAAACTCTGGGGTGTGAAGAATCAAATCTTGATGTATCTAGTGCCAGAATTGGGCCATGCTACCCTGGAGTACTTCAGAAAACTTTAGAACCAGAAGATGATGATTCTGGAGCAGATGGTTATCCAAGATTTCAGAACACG GAAGTGGCAATGACCGAGCCTGATTCTGGTGAGATATCATCCAGGAGCCAAACTGTTCAGTCCAATTCAGATGATCCAAAATTACAGATAATTCAAGACCCTGTCACCGTGGTTTGCGATCGTCTGCAAAATGCTATTCAGTTATTGAGGAATGAAGTTAGTCCCTCAGAAGCTGGTGTGATTTTACATACTTTAATCAAGATAATACG TAATGTGATTGAACACCCAAATGAGTTGAAGTTCAAAAAACTCAGAAAG GCTAATCCAGTGATACAAAAGAACATTGTTGGACACAAAG CTGCTATGGACATTCTCATACTGGTTGGATTCTGTGAAGATGTTATGGACGAAAATGGGAAGGCCGAAACCTTTTTAGTGCTGAAGCGAAATGATCCAGGTTTGTTGTGGCTTGCCAAATCAACTATTGAGACATACATTGCATTGTAA
- the LOC140814018 gene encoding uncharacterized protein isoform X2, whose product METGNMGQQEESHSCLVTWRGQKFTVEINQNATLKDLGDHLQTLTNVKADTLRLLVSTGKSSTMLYPFSDQHSCLSLEAASVHKGKVVRMMGVLEDEVNEVLQNEKVDLRIAGFDEEAKRLRRKISNRPYTSHKLPQGPYIFCDFRTLSLPGVELNPPTSKALELLHMLASDPGIVSIMNKHHWRVGILTEMAPIGYVGVSPKCILGVNKNHGEEISLRLRTDDLHGFRKYESIKKTLLHELAHMVYSDHDANFYALDSQLNKEAATLDWTKSRGHTLSGFTHLVQYEEEFDINRNETSSQKLGGRTSILPDARASSASAAYQRLANSSTALLRSSMNALEPDTDVDYKDEVLELKSYVESGEIHADMEVDPDNSQVSEILSPPQTLGCEESNLDVSSARIGPCYPGVLQKTLEPEDDDSGADGYPRFQNTVRCDQMDSHTCAATDIPCHFEPKQNDSQEVAMTEPDSGEISSRSQTVQSNSDDPKLQIIQDPVTVVCDRLQNAIQLLRNEVSPSEAGVILHTLIKIIRNVIEHPNELKFKKLRKANPVIQKNIVGHKAAMDILILVGFCEDVMDENGKAETFLVLKRNDPGLLWLAKSTIETYIAL is encoded by the exons ATGGAAACTGGG AACATGGGGCAGCAGGAAGAATCACATAGTTGCTTAGTTACATGGCGTGGACAAAAGTTCACAGTGGAGATTAATCAAAATGCTACTCTCAAGGACTTGGGGGACCATTTGCAAACACTCACTAATGTCAAAGCTGACACTCTTCGGCTTCTTGTTTCCACGGGAAAAAGTTCTACAATGCTATACCCTTTTTCCGACCAACATTCTTGTCTAAGCCTGGAAGCAGCATCAGTTCATAAG GGAAAGGTTGTTCGAATGATGGGAGTTCTAGAAGATGAGGTTAATGAAGTCCTACAGAATGAAAAGGTGGACCTAAGGATTGCTGGATTTGATGAAGAAGCAAAAAGATTGAGGCGGAAAATTTCAAACCGACCCTATACTTCGCATAAACTTCCTCAAGGACCTTACATTTTTTGTGATTTCAGAACACTCAGTCTTCCAGGAGTAGAG TTAAATCCTCCTACATCCAAGGCTTTGGAATTGCTACATATGCTTGCTTCGGATCCGGGAATTGTTTCAATTATGAATAAG CATCATTGGCGAGTGGGAATTTTAACGGAGATGGCACCAATTGGTTATGTTGGTGTAAGTCCTAAATGCATACTTGGCGTCAACAAG AATCATGGAGAAGAGATATCACTGCGCCTTCGAACAGATGACTTGCATGGTTTCCGTAAATATGAAAGCATTAAGAAGACTCTTCTTCATGAACTA gcacacatgGTGTATTCTGATCATGATGCAAATTTTTATGCGCTGGATAGTCAG CTTAACAAGGAAGCAGCTACTCTTGACTGGACTAAATCAAGGGGCCACACCTTGAGTGGTTTCACTCATTTAGTACAATATGAAGAAGAGTTTGATATTAACCGAAATGAAACCTCATCGCAAAAGCTTGGAGGACGAACTTCTATACTTCCTGATGCTCGTGCATCTTCAGCAAGTGCTGCTTATCAACGTTTAGCCAACTCATCCACTGCACTTCTGAGATCATCTATG AATGCTTTGGAACCTGATACTGATGTTGATTATAAGGATGAGGTCTTGGAGCTCAAAAGTTACGTGGAATCAGGAGAAATCCATGCGGATATGGAAGTTGATCCTGATAATTCTCAAGTGAGCGAAATTTTGTCTCCGCCCCAAACTCTGGGGTGTGAAGAATCAAATCTTGATGTATCTAGTGCCAGAATTGGGCCATGCTACCCTGGAGTACTTCAGAAAACTTTAGAACCAGAAGATGATGATTCTGGAGCAGATGGTTATCCAAGATTTCAGAACACGGTGAGATGTGATCAAATGGACTCTCATACGTGTGCAGCTACAGATATCCCTTGTCATTTTGAACCTAAGCAAAATGATTCTCAGGAAGTGGCAATGACCGAGCCTGATTCTGGTGAGATATCATCCAGGAGCCAAACTGTTCAGTCCAATTCAGATGATCCAAAATTACAGATAATTCAAGACCCTGTCACCGTGGTTTGCGATCGTCTGCAAAATGCTATTCAGTTATTGAGGAATGAAGTTAGTCCCTCAGAAGCTGGTGTGATTTTACATACTTTAATCAAGATAATACG TAATGTGATTGAACACCCAAATGAGTTGAAGTTCAAAAAACTCAGAAAG GCTAATCCAGTGATACAAAAGAACATTGTTGGACACAAAG CTGCTATGGACATTCTCATACTGGTTGGATTCTGTGAAGATGTTATGGACGAAAATGGGAAGGCCGAAACCTTTTTAGTGCTGAAGCGAAATGATCCAGGTTTGTTGTGGCTTGCCAAATCAACTATTGAGACATACATTGCATTGTAA